In Pseudomonas poae, a single genomic region encodes these proteins:
- a CDS encoding DEAD/DEAH box helicase has protein sequence MTFATLGLIEPLLRALETLGYQTPTPVQAQAIPAVLAGRDLMAAAQTGTGKTAGFAVPLLQLLTMEGPKVAANSARALILCPTRELAEQVHASVAEYAQNLPLTTYAVYGGVSINPQMMKLRKGVDILVATPGRLIDLFRQNALKLNQLQTLVLDEADRMLDLGFSEELANIYRMLPKKRQTLLFSATFSDDIRQLAGQMLNDPLSIEVSPRNVAANTVKQWIVPVDKKRKPELFVHLMRKGRWKQVLVFAKTRNGVDALVDKLQGLGINADGIHGDKPQATRQRALDRFKSSDVQILVATDVAARGLDIEDLPLVVNFDLPIVAEDYIHRIGRTGRAGNTGEAISLVCADEVNMLSAIEMLTRQTLARHMEQDFEPEHRVPDTDASGQVVKKPKKPKKPKTSGGGGKRNLGKWVDSGEVAPAEPSIKPVRKVPVFNTGPRKKK, from the coding sequence ATGACTTTCGCCACCCTTGGCCTGATCGAACCCTTGCTGCGCGCCCTTGAGACGCTTGGCTACCAGACCCCGACGCCGGTGCAGGCGCAAGCCATTCCGGCGGTGCTGGCCGGTCGCGACCTGATGGCTGCGGCCCAGACCGGTACCGGCAAGACCGCCGGTTTCGCCGTGCCGTTGCTGCAACTGCTGACCATGGAAGGGCCGAAAGTCGCTGCCAACTCGGCGCGAGCGTTGATCCTGTGCCCCACCCGCGAGTTGGCCGAGCAGGTTCACGCCAGTGTTGCCGAGTATGCGCAAAACCTGCCGCTGACCACTTATGCGGTGTACGGCGGCGTGAGCATCAACCCGCAGATGATGAAGCTGCGCAAGGGCGTCGATATTCTGGTCGCCACGCCTGGCCGCCTGATCGACCTGTTTCGCCAGAACGCGCTGAAACTCAACCAGCTGCAAACCCTGGTGCTGGACGAAGCCGACCGCATGCTCGACCTGGGCTTCTCCGAAGAGCTGGCGAACATCTACCGCATGTTGCCGAAGAAGCGTCAGACCCTGCTGTTCTCTGCCACTTTCTCCGATGACATCCGCCAGTTGGCCGGGCAGATGCTCAACGACCCGCTGAGTATCGAAGTCAGCCCGCGCAACGTGGCTGCCAACACGGTGAAGCAGTGGATCGTGCCGGTGGACAAGAAGCGCAAGCCGGAGCTGTTTGTGCACCTGATGCGCAAAGGCCGCTGGAAACAAGTGCTGGTGTTCGCCAAGACCCGTAACGGCGTAGATGCGCTGGTGGACAAGTTGCAGGGCCTGGGCATCAATGCCGACGGTATCCATGGCGACAAACCGCAGGCCACGCGCCAACGTGCGCTGGACCGTTTCAAGTCCAGCGATGTGCAGATCCTGGTGGCGACCGATGTGGCGGCCCGTGGCCTGGACATCGAAGACCTGCCGCTGGTGGTCAACTTTGACCTGCCAATCGTTGCCGAGGATTACATCCACCGCATCGGCCGTACCGGTCGTGCGGGCAATACCGGCGAGGCGATTTCCCTGGTGTGTGCCGATGAAGTGAACATGCTTTCGGCCATCGAAATGCTGACCCGTCAGACCTTGGCTCGCCACATGGAGCAGGATTTCGAACCGGAGCACCGCGTGCCGGACACCGACGCCAGTGGGCAAGTGGTGAAGAAACCGAAAAAACCGAAGAAGCCTAAAACGTCCGGTGGTGGCGGCAAGCGCAACCTGGGCAAGTGGGTGGACAGCGGGGAAGTGGCGCCGGCGGAACCTTCGATCAAGCCGGTGCGCAAGGTGCCGGTGTTTAATACTGGGCCGCGTAAGAAGAAGTAA